The following are from one region of the Hymenobacter radiodurans genome:
- a CDS encoding aldo/keto reductase gives MNKRQLGNSSLSITPLVLGGNVFGWTADEATSFAVLDAFVAGGGNAIDTADGYSVWVPGHVGGESETIIGKWLKQRGRRDDVVIATKVGWEVNAQNKGLAKNYILRAVEGSLKRLQTDYIDLYQSHKDDLTVPVEETLEAYAQLVKEGKVRVIGASNFSAERLRESLQASEQHGFPRYESLQPLYNLYDRADFEQDLLPLCQEHNVGVIPYYGLASGFLTGKYRSEADLKKSARGGGVGQKYLNEKGLSILAALDAVSARLKATPAQVALAWIMAQPGLTAPIASATSAEQVEELLKATDLQLDAEALEQLEGASVAA, from the coding sequence ATGAACAAACGTCAATTAGGTAATTCTTCCCTTTCCATAACTCCCCTCGTATTAGGCGGCAACGTGTTCGGTTGGACGGCCGACGAAGCCACTTCTTTCGCCGTGCTCGACGCCTTTGTAGCTGGTGGCGGCAATGCCATTGATACTGCCGATGGTTACTCCGTGTGGGTGCCCGGCCACGTGGGCGGCGAATCCGAAACTATCATCGGTAAGTGGCTGAAGCAACGTGGCCGCCGCGACGACGTGGTTATCGCCACCAAAGTAGGCTGGGAAGTGAATGCGCAGAACAAGGGCTTGGCCAAAAACTATATTCTGCGGGCCGTGGAAGGCTCTCTCAAACGCCTCCAAACCGACTACATCGATCTGTACCAATCGCACAAAGACGACCTGACGGTGCCGGTAGAAGAAACGCTGGAGGCGTATGCTCAGCTGGTAAAGGAAGGCAAGGTGCGCGTAATTGGTGCCTCCAACTTTTCGGCGGAGCGCCTGCGCGAATCGTTGCAAGCCAGCGAGCAGCACGGCTTCCCGCGCTACGAATCGTTGCAGCCGCTCTACAATCTCTACGACCGCGCCGATTTTGAGCAGGACCTGTTGCCCTTATGCCAGGAGCACAACGTCGGCGTCATTCCTTACTACGGCCTGGCGTCCGGCTTCCTGACGGGCAAATACCGCTCAGAAGCCGACCTTAAGAAAAGCGCCCGCGGCGGCGGTGTTGGCCAGAAGTATCTGAACGAGAAAGGCCTTTCTATTCTGGCGGCCCTCGATGCAGTTAGTGCTCGCCTCAAGGCAACGCCCGCTCAGGTGGCGTTAGCCTGGATTATGGCTCAGCCCGGACTTACCGCCCCTATTGCCAGCGCCACGAGCGCCGAACAGGTAGAAGAATTGCTGAAAGCCACTGATCTACAGCTGGATGCCGAGGCGCTAGAGCAACTAGAAGGCGCCAGCGTAGCGGCTTAA
- a CDS encoding TIM-barrel domain-containing protein, with protein sequence MLPRLRYCLLLFSLSTTLSLPSYGQRTDDGPPTNDPFPRPNALARSIAAYRSHQYTAGQLSIRATDGATLRVRPWATGVVRVDYFPAGRPTQPDSSISVVTTATADLAVGMRETAQSLELKLPENLRVTVSKRPLRVHLLRGTDTVATEAWGAFQRGATTSSLSETGVSFRLRPGEQLYGTGARALPLDRRGRRLELYNQARYAYQNGTENLNLTLPVVVSSRGYAVFFDNHTAGYLDLGATNKSVLEYGGEALRNLGYFLVTGDSYAIILDRYTVLTGRQPLPPRWALGLIQSRFGYRSQAETEAVAQRMRREGFPLDALVLDLYWFGTTKDQGNLDWDYQKFPKPATMMRNLDSVGVKTILISEPYVMRASRNDSVVRTQGLIGTDSVGRPFTVASFWAGPASLLDMFKPSAHEWLWSYYKKRKTEGVGGWWSDLGEPENHPTEMHHVTGSTRQIHNAYGQAWASIFAENYAQEYPQERLFNLARSGWAGMQRHSVFPWSGDINRSWSGFQAQIPIMLGVGMGGVGYMHSDAGGFCVGPIDPELYTRWLQMASLCPIMRPHGEGVPPEPYYYPEPYKSIVRNAARQRYELLPYLYTLAWQNAQTGAPLARPMNYEAASGLDNEQLGNVNDQYLLGPNLLVAPIVQPGQRRRNVLLPAGTWIDFYSHETLTGRQIVGRNAPLERVPLLVRAGAFLPLAPYVNTTARYHTDTLRVRFYADYAVPQSSFTVYEDDGKSAQAMAGGQFQLLAFAGATSATQTDIRISTSGQGYAKMPPSRIIELLIPRVAAAPAAVLVTGQPAPADTWRYDTATQTLQVRVRFQNQPLTVAIQGLRLNTFYTAAAPDRLTLAAPSDRIFDGRTTLNYTLHTPGQYTLRIRDAQGQVVRTFAAATEMGVHEVSWNAEDQNGRRLPGGVYTAEMLGQHQRLVLVRPD encoded by the coding sequence ATGTTGCCACGCTTACGCTATTGCCTACTTCTGTTCTCGCTCTCCACTACGCTGAGCCTGCCTAGCTATGGGCAGCGTACCGACGATGGGCCACCTACAAACGACCCATTTCCAAGGCCGAATGCTCTAGCTCGCTCCATTGCCGCGTATCGCTCCCATCAGTACACGGCCGGGCAACTCAGCATCAGGGCTACCGACGGGGCGACGCTACGGGTACGCCCGTGGGCTACGGGCGTCGTGCGGGTTGACTACTTTCCCGCAGGCCGCCCCACTCAGCCCGATTCTTCCATTAGCGTTGTCACGACGGCTACAGCTGATTTGGCAGTGGGTATGCGAGAAACCGCGCAAAGTCTGGAACTGAAGCTACCAGAAAATCTGCGCGTAACGGTAAGCAAACGTCCGCTCAGAGTGCACCTGCTGCGAGGTACCGATACCGTAGCAACGGAGGCTTGGGGGGCTTTTCAGCGCGGCGCAACTACCTCATCTTTAAGTGAAACAGGCGTGAGCTTCCGGCTGCGGCCCGGCGAGCAGCTTTATGGTACCGGTGCCCGGGCCTTGCCGCTTGACCGCCGAGGCCGCCGTCTGGAGTTGTATAACCAAGCCCGTTATGCCTATCAGAACGGTACCGAAAACCTCAATTTAACGCTGCCAGTTGTGGTATCGAGTCGGGGGTACGCGGTTTTTTTCGACAACCACACGGCTGGCTACCTCGATTTGGGTGCCACCAATAAGAGCGTACTGGAATACGGTGGCGAAGCCTTGCGCAACCTGGGCTACTTCCTCGTAACTGGCGACTCATATGCCATTATTCTGGACCGCTACACGGTGCTTACCGGCCGTCAGCCGTTGCCTCCGCGCTGGGCACTGGGCCTGATTCAGAGCCGCTTTGGCTACCGCTCCCAAGCCGAGACCGAAGCCGTGGCTCAACGCATGCGCCGCGAAGGATTTCCGCTGGATGCGCTGGTGCTGGATCTGTACTGGTTTGGTACTACCAAAGACCAGGGCAACCTCGATTGGGACTACCAGAAATTTCCCAAGCCCGCCACCATGATGCGCAATCTGGACTCGGTGGGCGTTAAGACCATTCTGATTTCGGAGCCTTATGTGATGCGCGCTTCCCGCAACGACTCCGTGGTGCGCACCCAGGGCCTGATTGGCACCGATTCGGTGGGCCGGCCTTTCACGGTGGCCTCGTTCTGGGCCGGGCCGGCCTCGTTGCTTGATATGTTTAAGCCCAGCGCCCACGAATGGCTATGGTCATACTACAAAAAGCGTAAAACGGAAGGCGTCGGCGGCTGGTGGAGTGACTTGGGTGAGCCCGAAAACCATCCCACCGAGATGCACCACGTCACGGGCTCCACCCGCCAGATACACAATGCCTACGGGCAGGCATGGGCCAGCATTTTTGCCGAGAACTACGCCCAGGAATATCCGCAAGAGCGCTTGTTCAATCTGGCGCGCTCCGGGTGGGCGGGTATGCAACGCCACAGCGTGTTTCCCTGGTCGGGCGATATTAACCGGTCGTGGTCGGGCTTTCAGGCCCAGATTCCCATTATGCTGGGCGTAGGCATGGGCGGCGTGGGCTATATGCATTCCGATGCCGGCGGCTTCTGCGTGGGCCCCATCGACCCGGAACTGTACACGCGCTGGCTGCAAATGGCTTCGCTCTGCCCCATTATGCGTCCCCACGGCGAAGGCGTGCCACCCGAGCCCTACTATTACCCAGAGCCTTACAAAAGCATCGTGCGCAACGCCGCCCGCCAGCGCTACGAACTGCTTCCGTACCTGTACACGCTAGCTTGGCAGAATGCCCAGACCGGCGCGCCACTAGCCCGCCCCATGAACTACGAGGCAGCTTCTGGGCTGGATAATGAGCAATTGGGCAACGTAAACGATCAATATTTACTCGGCCCTAATTTGTTGGTAGCGCCCATAGTACAGCCGGGGCAGCGCCGCCGCAACGTGCTACTGCCTGCCGGCACTTGGATTGATTTCTACTCTCATGAAACCCTAACTGGGAGGCAAATAGTAGGGCGCAACGCCCCACTAGAGCGCGTGCCGCTACTCGTGCGCGCCGGTGCTTTTCTGCCATTGGCTCCTTACGTCAACACCACGGCTCGCTACCATACCGACACGTTGCGCGTGCGATTCTACGCTGATTATGCTGTTCCCCAATCCAGCTTTACCGTGTATGAAGATGACGGAAAATCGGCGCAGGCGATGGCTGGGGGGCAATTTCAGCTCCTTGCTTTTGCGGGCGCTACTTCTGCTACCCAAACCGATATTCGCATAAGCACCAGTGGCCAGGGCTACGCCAAAATGCCCCCCAGCCGCATTATCGAGTTGCTGATTCCGCGTGTAGCTGCCGCGCCTGCCGCTGTGCTCGTAACTGGCCAGCCGGCGCCTGCTGATACCTGGCGTTACGATACTGCCACCCAAACTTTGCAGGTGCGGGTACGCTTTCAAAACCAGCCGCTTACCGTTGCTATACAGGGCCTGCGCCTGAATACTTTTTATACAGCCGCCGCTCCCGACCGCTTAACGCTAGCAGCACCCAGCGACCGGATTTTTGACGGCCGCACAACCCTGAATTATACGCTACACACCCCTGGCCAGTACACGCTTCGTATTCGCGACGCCCAGGGCCAGGTAGTGCGCACTTTCGCAGCAGCCACCGAAATGGGGGTTCATGAGGTATCCTGGAATGCGGAAGACCAGAACGGTCGTCGTCTGCCGGGCGGGGTATATACTGCCGAAATGCTGGGACAGCATCAGCGGCTGGTACTGGTTCGCCCGGACTAA
- the ggt gene encoding gamma-glutamyltransferase, translating to MKSRFYSFALLALLACTTSTPTASVTPANTLAAPLPSSEPSLITAQAMVVSAHPEASRIGLEVLQKGGNAYDAAVAVQFALAVAFPTAGNLGGGGFFLYRGYEGSVGALDFREMAPAAASRDMYLDKQGNVITDLSTAGHLASGVPGTVAGMVTVHQKLGKLPWTDLVQPAVELARRGVVLTAKEAAGLNRTRPDFIKYNPKNLPAYVRPDGDTRPWQAGDTIRYPDLARTLERIRDQGRAGFYQGPTAKLIVAEMQRGGGIITEQDLLKYQPKWRTPLRGSYRGYDLIAMPPPSSGGVALLQMLQMLEPYDLRAAGWHSPLAVHYITEAERRVYADRATYLGDPDFGKVPIAQLTDPTYVKNRMSTLENNGRATPSSEVQAGAGLPVYESDQTTHYSIVDATGNAVSCTTTLNGSYGSKVVVGGAGFLLNNEMDDFSVKAGVPNYYGLVGGTANAIEPGKRMLSSMTPTIVTQGDKLFMVVGTPGGSTIITSVLQTIIHVLDYGMTMQQAVSAPRLHHQWLPDQIDAEENALLPAARDTLQRRGYKINPRSAWGGSMLSVCSPTATYKAAPTHGATIKRWVTRTNLR from the coding sequence ATGAAGTCCCGCTTTTACTCTTTCGCCTTATTGGCACTGCTGGCTTGCACTACCAGCACCCCAACCGCTTCAGTTACTCCCGCCAACACGCTGGCGGCTCCGTTGCCGTCTTCCGAGCCGAGCCTCATTACGGCACAGGCTATGGTTGTGTCGGCGCACCCGGAGGCGTCGCGCATTGGCTTGGAAGTGTTGCAGAAAGGCGGCAATGCTTACGACGCAGCCGTGGCCGTACAGTTTGCTTTGGCGGTGGCATTTCCTACGGCCGGCAACCTCGGCGGCGGCGGTTTCTTTCTGTATCGGGGGTATGAGGGCAGTGTAGGCGCGCTCGATTTCCGGGAAATGGCCCCCGCAGCCGCCAGCCGCGACATGTACTTGGATAAGCAAGGCAACGTCATCACTGATCTGAGCACGGCGGGTCACTTAGCATCAGGCGTGCCGGGCACCGTAGCTGGCATGGTAACGGTGCACCAAAAGCTGGGCAAACTCCCCTGGACTGACCTTGTGCAGCCCGCCGTAGAGCTGGCTCGTCGGGGCGTGGTGCTCACGGCCAAAGAAGCCGCTGGCCTCAACCGCACCCGGCCAGATTTCATAAAGTACAACCCCAAGAACTTACCCGCTTATGTGCGGCCCGATGGAGATACGCGCCCTTGGCAGGCCGGCGACACTATCCGCTACCCCGACCTGGCTCGCACTCTGGAGCGCATCCGTGACCAGGGCCGAGCAGGGTTCTACCAAGGTCCAACTGCCAAGCTAATCGTAGCTGAGATGCAGCGGGGCGGCGGCATTATTACCGAGCAGGATTTGCTAAAGTATCAGCCCAAGTGGCGTACACCATTGCGCGGCAGCTACCGAGGCTACGATTTGATTGCCATGCCCCCACCCAGCAGCGGTGGCGTGGCGTTGCTGCAAATGCTACAAATGCTGGAGCCCTACGATTTGCGCGCCGCTGGGTGGCATTCGCCGCTGGCAGTGCATTATATCACGGAGGCCGAGCGTCGGGTATATGCCGACCGCGCCACTTACCTCGGCGACCCTGACTTTGGCAAAGTACCGATAGCCCAGCTCACTGATCCAACTTATGTGAAAAATCGGATGAGCACGCTGGAAAATAATGGTCGGGCTACTCCGTCTTCGGAGGTGCAAGCCGGCGCGGGCCTGCCTGTATACGAAAGCGACCAAACTACCCATTACAGTATCGTGGATGCTACCGGCAATGCTGTATCGTGCACTACTACGCTCAACGGCAGCTACGGCAGCAAAGTGGTAGTGGGCGGCGCGGGCTTTTTGCTGAACAATGAAATGGACGACTTCTCGGTGAAAGCTGGCGTGCCCAATTATTATGGCTTAGTGGGCGGTACTGCCAACGCGATTGAGCCCGGCAAGCGCATGCTTTCGTCTATGACGCCGACTATCGTTACGCAGGGCGACAAACTGTTCATGGTAGTGGGTACGCCCGGTGGCAGCACCATCATTACCAGCGTCCTCCAAACCATTATCCACGTGCTCGATTACGGCATGACCATGCAGCAGGCAGTATCGGCGCCGCGCTTGCACCACCAGTGGCTCCCCGACCAGATCGATGCCGAAGAAAATGCCCTCCTTCCCGCCGCCCGCGACACGCTCCAGCGCCGCGGCTACAAGATCAATCCGCGCAGTGCGTGGGGCGGGTCGATGCTATCCGTGTGCTCCCCGACGGCCACCTACAAGGCGGCGCCGACCCACGGGGCGACGATAAAGCGATGGGTTACTAGAACCAATCTTCGTTAA
- a CDS encoding alpha-amylase family glycosyl hydrolase → MQDTETKDYTGQVWRPEAPFIWTDQKFRINNYVREPFIYECHIGMATEEGKVGSYLEFAEKVLPRVQALGYNCLQLMAVMEHPYYGSFGYHVANFFAVSSRFGTPEELKHLINEAHNRGIAVLLDVVHSHAVKNEAEGLADFDGSGGQYFHAGPRGNHPGWDSKLFNYGQPEVQQFLLSNLRYWLEEFHFDGFRFDGVTSMLYHHHGEGVAFSSYAQYFGPEADEDAILYLQLASTLVQEIKRGALLIAEDMSGLPGLCRPLSEGGVGFNYRLGMGIPDYWIKLLKHRRDEDWNLGELWYTLTNRRVGEKTVAYAESHDQALVGDKTLAHWLMDAAIYSHMSKNDPDPVVARGMALHKMIRLITLALGGEAYLTFIGNEFGHPEWVDFPRQGNDWSYHYARRQWSLADNPDLKYQYLLAFDKAMIGMAKSRRLLAAAHAHLLNNDPENQVLIFERGGLIFVFNFHVERSVPDYRFFVPKPGRYRVVLSSDSPQFDGFNRVDDALIYETFQEDEVDKLSLYVTSRTALVLARV, encoded by the coding sequence GTGCAGGACACCGAAACCAAAGACTACACAGGTCAGGTGTGGCGTCCCGAAGCGCCCTTTATCTGGACTGATCAGAAGTTTCGGATCAATAATTATGTGCGCGAGCCCTTCATCTATGAATGCCATATTGGTATGGCCACCGAAGAAGGGAAAGTGGGCAGCTACCTGGAGTTTGCCGAAAAAGTGCTGCCCCGCGTGCAGGCTTTAGGCTACAATTGCTTGCAGCTTATGGCCGTAATGGAGCACCCGTATTACGGCTCCTTCGGCTACCATGTGGCCAATTTTTTCGCAGTATCGTCGCGGTTCGGCACGCCCGAGGAGTTGAAGCACCTGATAAACGAAGCGCATAACAGGGGCATCGCGGTGCTGCTGGACGTGGTGCATTCGCACGCTGTGAAGAATGAAGCGGAAGGATTAGCTGATTTCGACGGCTCTGGGGGACAATATTTTCACGCTGGGCCCCGCGGCAACCACCCCGGCTGGGATTCTAAGCTATTCAATTACGGGCAGCCGGAGGTGCAGCAGTTTTTGCTCTCCAACCTGCGCTACTGGCTGGAGGAGTTTCACTTCGATGGCTTCCGCTTCGATGGCGTAACTTCCATGCTCTATCATCATCATGGTGAGGGCGTGGCATTTAGCTCTTATGCGCAGTATTTTGGTCCGGAGGCCGATGAAGACGCTATCTTATACCTACAGCTGGCCTCCACGCTGGTGCAGGAAATAAAGCGCGGCGCTTTGCTTATTGCCGAAGATATGAGCGGCCTTCCCGGCTTATGCCGGCCCCTCAGCGAGGGTGGTGTCGGGTTCAATTATCGCTTGGGCATGGGCATTCCCGATTACTGGATTAAGCTGCTCAAGCACCGCCGCGACGAAGATTGGAACCTGGGTGAACTTTGGTACACGCTCACCAATCGTCGCGTAGGGGAGAAAACCGTGGCTTACGCGGAGTCGCACGACCAAGCCTTGGTGGGAGACAAAACCTTGGCTCACTGGCTTATGGATGCGGCCATTTACTCGCACATGAGTAAAAACGACCCCGACCCCGTGGTGGCTCGTGGTATGGCGCTGCACAAGATGATTCGCCTCATCACACTAGCGTTGGGAGGCGAAGCCTACCTCACCTTTATTGGCAACGAGTTTGGGCATCCTGAGTGGGTCGATTTTCCCCGCCAAGGCAACGACTGGAGCTACCACTACGCGCGGCGGCAGTGGTCGTTGGCCGATAACCCCGACCTTAAGTATCAGTACTTACTGGCCTTCGACAAGGCAATGATCGGCATGGCCAAATCGCGCCGTTTGCTGGCGGCTGCCCATGCCCATCTGCTCAACAACGACCCCGAAAATCAAGTCCTTATTTTCGAGCGTGGGGGGCTAATTTTTGTATTCAACTTCCATGTTGAGCGCAGTGTGCCAGACTACCGCTTCTTCGTGCCCAAGCCAGGTCGCTACCGGGTTGTTCTGTCCTCCGATTCGCCCCAATTTGACGGCTTCAATCGCGTGGATGATGCGTTGATTTATGAAACCTTCCAGGAAGATGAGGTAGACAAATTAAGCCTGTATGTAACCAGCCGCACGGCCTTGGTACTGGCACGGGTATAA
- a CDS encoding VOC family protein, giving the protein MATQIFVNLPVKDLNKSVNFFTQLGYQFNQQFTDENATCMIVGENIYVMLLVEPFFKTFIKKEIVDATKSTETIICLSADSREEVDEMVRKAVSAGGTITREPEVHSFMYGHGYQDLDGHLWEVMYMDPSGVMPEQPVAEASAH; this is encoded by the coding sequence ATGGCAACCCAGATCTTCGTAAACCTGCCCGTAAAAGACCTCAACAAGTCGGTGAATTTCTTCACTCAACTCGGCTACCAGTTCAATCAGCAATTCACGGATGAAAATGCCACCTGCATGATCGTAGGGGAGAATATCTACGTGATGCTTTTGGTAGAGCCTTTCTTCAAAACGTTTATCAAGAAGGAGATTGTGGACGCTACTAAAAGCACAGAGACTATTATCTGTCTTTCAGCAGATAGCCGCGAAGAGGTAGATGAGATGGTCCGTAAAGCAGTTAGCGCTGGAGGCACTATAACCCGTGAGCCCGAGGTGCACAGCTTTATGTATGGCCATGGCTATCAGGACCTAGATGGGCACCTGTGGGAAGTCATGTACATGGATCCATCTGGCGTGATGCCTGAGCAGCCCGTAGCCGAGGCTAGTGCTCACTAG
- a CDS encoding DUF1905 domain-containing protein, which yields MTTPSPTASEQTFDAQLELHRSDGGVFLTVPFSVEEVYGQRGTLHVRGTIDGFPFRLPLTPTPDGEHILTVHKQIRNTIDKTWGEMVHVVLAPDTEEDVLDIPAELTSALAQNDLLAKFEQLSYAQRKEYAQWITRAKKYEKRAERVAEAIERIKIGRRFR from the coding sequence ATGACGACTCCCTCCCCTACTGCCTCTGAGCAAACCTTCGACGCCCAGCTTGAGCTACACCGCTCCGATGGCGGCGTATTCCTGACCGTTCCTTTCAGTGTTGAGGAAGTATATGGGCAGCGTGGCACCCTGCACGTGCGCGGCACCATCGATGGTTTTCCGTTTCGTTTGCCTCTGACCCCTACCCCCGACGGCGAGCATATCCTGACCGTGCACAAGCAAATTCGCAACACGATTGATAAAACGTGGGGCGAAATGGTGCATGTTGTGTTGGCTCCCGACACGGAAGAAGACGTTCTGGATATTCCGGCCGAATTGACGAGTGCGCTGGCTCAAAACGACTTGCTGGCCAAGTTTGAGCAACTTTCCTACGCGCAGCGCAAAGAGTACGCCCAGTGGATAACCCGGGCCAAGAAATACGAAAAGCGCGCCGAGCGGGTCGCAGAAGCCATTGAGCGAATCAAAATTGGGCGCCGTTTTCGGTAA
- a CDS encoding glycosyltransferase encodes MEASEPGADEAHDLDHPGDNLTLDKPAEPIQPEYLPPIEFSADRATLRNLLTALPEAPGDLNFQIIQYTRFATRLALREDFGVIYAPEWHVWLAGLEIRQLTGRPLVLHVHSLALDRDSLNDRGWILELERLALRRATLVLAASEALAERLQSAYSVAADRIKVVAAHDEEALTTALQSISRN; translated from the coding sequence GTGGAAGCTTCGGAGCCCGGTGCCGATGAGGCCCACGACCTTGACCATCCCGGCGATAATCTGACACTGGATAAGCCAGCCGAGCCCATCCAACCAGAATATTTGCCCCCCATCGAGTTTTCGGCTGATCGTGCAACCTTACGCAACCTGCTTACGGCACTACCCGAAGCCCCCGGCGACCTTAATTTTCAGATTATTCAGTACACGCGCTTTGCTACGCGGCTGGCATTGCGCGAAGATTTTGGCGTGATCTACGCGCCCGAGTGGCACGTATGGCTAGCGGGCCTCGAAATCCGGCAGCTTACCGGTCGGCCGTTGGTGCTGCACGTACATTCGCTGGCGCTAGACCGCGATTCACTCAATGACCGCGGCTGGATTTTGGAGCTGGAGCGGTTGGCACTTCGCCGGGCTACGCTGGTTCTGGCCGCGTCCGAAGCCTTGGCTGAGCGCCTGCAAAGTGCGTATTCCGTTGCCGCCGACCGCATAAAAGTAGTTGCAGCCCACGATGAGGAAGCTCTGACTACGGCGCTACAATCCATCTCTCGGAACTAG
- a CDS encoding alpha-glucosidase domain-containing protein: MADIIQENNYMVNDLATRGKQELSPGQIVSCKQTNNEFLFTCDNGVQLRLEVITDKILRFRYATEVGFAPDFSYAVPADLPRAALDFLEFREKPDHYRITTDRLICTIFKENLTTRVLDRSGTVLSADEKGFHWEHDDDTGNDIVKMSKQVQGGVHYYGLGDKPDNMNLRGKRFTNWGTDTYGYVKGSDPLYKNIPFYLELHQKIAHGIFFDNTFKASFDFAAERADVTSFWAQGGEMNYYFLYGPTLTEVTQEYTRLTCPPEMPPCGL, encoded by the coding sequence ATGGCTGATATAATTCAGGAAAACAATTACATGGTAAACGATCTGGCTACCAGAGGGAAGCAAGAGCTTTCGCCCGGCCAGATTGTCTCATGTAAGCAAACAAATAACGAGTTTCTCTTTACCTGCGACAATGGCGTGCAGCTGCGTCTGGAGGTAATTACCGATAAAATACTTCGCTTTCGCTACGCCACCGAGGTTGGCTTCGCGCCCGACTTCAGTTACGCCGTGCCCGCCGATCTGCCTCGGGCCGCACTGGACTTTTTGGAGTTTCGGGAAAAGCCGGACCACTATCGCATCACCACCGACCGCCTCATCTGCACTATTTTTAAGGAGAACCTGACTACCCGCGTGCTCGACCGCTCCGGTACGGTGCTGTCGGCCGACGAGAAAGGGTTTCACTGGGAGCACGACGATGACACCGGCAACGACATCGTGAAGATGAGCAAGCAGGTGCAGGGCGGCGTGCATTACTACGGCCTCGGCGACAAGCCCGACAACATGAACCTGCGCGGCAAGCGCTTTACCAACTGGGGCACCGACACCTACGGTTACGTAAAAGGCTCCGACCCGCTGTACAAGAACATTCCGTTTTATCTGGAGCTGCACCAGAAAATTGCTCACGGCATTTTCTTTGACAACACCTTTAAAGCCAGCTTCGACTTCGCCGCCGAGCGCGCCGACGTCACCAGTTTCTGGGCGCAGGGCGGCGAGATGAACTATTATTTTCTCTACGGCCCCACGCTCACCGAAGTAACCCAGGAGTACACTCGTCTCACTTGCCCGCCCGAAATGCCCCCATGTGGGCTTTAG